The following DNA comes from Noviherbaspirillum sp. L7-7A.
GCTGCTGGCGCGCATCATGGATGAAAATGCGCGTCGCGCACAGCCATGGTCGGCGCAGGCGGTGATGTATGAGGCGCTGGTGACGTCGGCCATCGAAAACGCCCGTCGCGCCGAGGAACTCGGCTTGCCGGGCGACCGCATCATCCTGTCCTGCAAGGTCTCGGGCGTGCAGGACCTGATTGCGGTGTATCGCGAACTGGCCAGCCGCTGCGACTATCCGCTGCATCTGGGCCTGACCGAAGCCGGCATGGGCAGCAAGGGCATCGTCGCTTCCACCGCGGCACTGTCGGTGCTGCTGCAGCAGGGCATAGGCGACACCATCCGCATTTCGCTCACGCCCGAACCGGGTGGCGACCGCACCAGGGAAGTCATCGTCGGTCAGGAAATCCTGCAGACCATGGGCCTGCGCAAGTTCACGCCCATGGTCATTGCTTGTCCCGGATGCGGGCGCACCACATCGACCGTGTTCCAGGAGCTGGCGGATGATATCCAGACCTTCCTGCGCGAGCAGATGCCGGTCTGGAAGACGCAATACCCCGGCGTGGAGGAAATGAATGTGGCCGTGATGGGCTGCATCGTCAACGGACCGGGCGAGTCCAAGCATGCCAATATCGGCATCAGCCTGCCGGGCACCGGCGAATCGCCGGCGGCGCCGGTGTTTGTCGATGGCAAGAAAACAGTCACGCTGCGCGGCGAGCGCATTGCAGAGGAATTCCAGGCCATCGTGCTGGACTATGTCCGCAACCGTTATGGAAATGGCAGTACATCGCAGGCCGCCGACGCGGCCAGCAAAGTTGAAAACGAGTCGTAGAGATCATGTCAGAAAATAAAAAAACCGAAAGAATCGTCGGCGTCAAAGGGATGAACGACATCCTGCCGGCGGATGCGCCGCTGTGGGAACTGTTCGAGAACACGGTGCAGACCGTGCTCAAGAGCTATGGCTTCCAGCAGATCCGCACGCCCATCGTCGAGCCGACGCCGCTGTTTGCCCGCGGTCTGGGCGCCGTCACCGATATCGTGGAAAAGGAAATGTATTCCTTCACCGATTCGATGAACGGCGACCAGCTCACGCTGCGCCCGGAAAGCACTGCCGGCGTGGTGCGCGCAGCGCTGGAACACAACCTGACCTACGACGGCCCGAAGCGGCTCTGGTATGCCGGCCCTATGTTCCGCCACGAGCGCCCGCAGCGCGGCCGCTACCGCCAATTTCACCAG
Coding sequences within:
- the ispG gene encoding flavodoxin-dependent (E)-4-hydroxy-3-methylbut-2-enyl-diphosphate synthase, coding for MNQASPAAASGPSPRHATRRAVVRHGSREIIIGGNAPVVVQSMTNTDTADVIGTAIQVKELARAGSEMVRITVNNPEAAAAVPAIREQLDRMGIDVPLVGDFHYNGHTLLNDFPECAQALSKYRINPGNVGQGAKRDSQFAQMIEVACRYDKPVRIGVNWGSLDQSLLARIMDENARRAQPWSAQAVMYEALVTSAIENARRAEELGLPGDRIILSCKVSGVQDLIAVYRELASRCDYPLHLGLTEAGMGSKGIVASTAALSVLLQQGIGDTIRISLTPEPGGDRTREVIVGQEILQTMGLRKFTPMVIACPGCGRTTSTVFQELADDIQTFLREQMPVWKTQYPGVEEMNVAVMGCIVNGPGESKHANIGISLPGTGESPAAPVFVDGKKTVTLRGERIAEEFQAIVLDYVRNRYGNGSTSQAADAASKVENES